A single window of Rubripirellula lacrimiformis DNA harbors:
- a CDS encoding winged helix-turn-helix domain-containing protein — MKKADVKIGGEYFATVTNKKVTVRIDAENRSGGWDATNLSTGKKVRIKTAGRLKGSARATETPATETRVRKRVAKKTDESIASEKKLSCVKAALKVLTDSAEPMNAQEMIAAMTDAGLWESPGGKTPHATLYSAILRDMKRGDESRFVKTDRGRFTARA; from the coding sequence ATGAAGAAGGCAGACGTAAAGATCGGCGGCGAATACTTCGCAACGGTCACCAACAAGAAGGTGACCGTGCGTATTGACGCGGAGAACCGAAGTGGAGGATGGGACGCGACCAATCTTTCGACGGGAAAGAAAGTGCGAATCAAGACCGCCGGCCGGTTGAAGGGTTCGGCGCGAGCCACTGAGACGCCGGCAACGGAAACGCGGGTCAGGAAACGAGTCGCGAAAAAGACGGATGAATCCATCGCCAGCGAAAAGAAGCTCTCGTGCGTGAAAGCGGCGTTGAAGGTCCTGACCGACAGCGCCGAACCGATGAACGCGCAAGAGATGATCGCCGCGATGACCGACGCTGGTTTGTGGGAAAGCCCTGGCGGCAAGACGCCGCACGCAACGCTTTACTCGGCGATCCTGCGCGACATGAAGCGCGGCGATGAAAGTCGCTTCGTCAAAACGGATCGCGGCCGGTTCACGGCGAGAGCGTAG
- a CDS encoding DUF4314 domain-containing protein, whose amino-acid sequence MKTNLKAGDRVRLLSMTDDPDPIPAGTTGTVAGVYPQSDWTQVDVDWDNGRSLMLSIPPDVVERLPADQTN is encoded by the coding sequence ATGAAAACGAATCTCAAGGCGGGCGATCGCGTGCGGTTGCTTTCGATGACCGACGACCCCGATCCGATTCCCGCCGGCACCACCGGAACGGTGGCCGGCGTCTATCCACAAAGCGATTGGACGCAAGTCGACGTCGACTGGGACAACGGCCGGTCGCTGATGCTTTCCATTCCGCCGGACGTCGTCGAGCGACTGCCGGCCGACCAAACGAACTAA
- a CDS encoding DNA modification methylase — MQVETWSLDRIKPYENNPRINDDAVDAVILSINEFGFRQPIVVDTDGVIIVGHTRFKAAKKLGLAEVPVHIATDLEPEAVKAYRIADNRTGENAQWDYDLLPLEISGLQESGFDVELLGFDGDELAKLLDPGVTQGLTDPDDIPEPPDEAITQLGDLWILGDHRLMCGDSTSVEDLDRLLAGAKIHLCNTDPPYNVKVEPRSKNAIAAGNSSFEAGKGKTKEGPKKMRAKDRPLANDFVSDEEFDRLLKAWFGNITRVLEPGRCFYIWGGFSNIANYPPVLAAAGLYFSQAIIWDKQHPVMTRKDFMGAHEWAFYGWKEGAGHKYFGPNNATDLWHVKKIAPQKLEHLTGKPAELAVLAMQYSSRKGENVLDLFGGSGSTLIGAEQTGRKAFLMELDPPYCDVIVDRYQRFTGKKAILERTGESPIPVGAREENMR; from the coding sequence ATGCAGGTCGAAACGTGGTCGCTTGATCGAATCAAGCCTTACGAGAACAACCCTCGCATTAATGACGACGCCGTCGATGCCGTCATCCTCTCGATCAACGAGTTCGGGTTTCGCCAGCCGATCGTGGTCGATACCGACGGTGTCATCATCGTCGGCCATACACGGTTCAAGGCCGCCAAGAAACTCGGGCTCGCCGAAGTCCCCGTTCACATCGCGACGGATCTCGAACCCGAAGCGGTGAAGGCGTACCGGATCGCCGATAACCGAACGGGCGAGAACGCGCAGTGGGACTACGACCTGTTGCCCTTGGAAATCAGCGGACTACAAGAATCAGGTTTCGATGTTGAATTGCTCGGCTTCGATGGTGATGAACTCGCCAAGCTGCTCGATCCCGGTGTCACGCAGGGATTGACGGATCCAGACGACATCCCCGAACCGCCAGACGAAGCTATCACGCAGCTAGGTGATCTCTGGATTCTTGGCGACCATCGACTGATGTGTGGTGACTCGACCAGCGTCGAAGACCTCGATCGGTTGCTCGCTGGTGCAAAGATCCACCTTTGCAATACCGATCCACCGTACAACGTGAAAGTGGAACCGCGAAGCAAAAACGCGATCGCGGCCGGCAATTCGTCGTTCGAGGCCGGCAAGGGCAAGACGAAAGAAGGCCCGAAGAAGATGAGGGCCAAAGATCGACCGCTCGCCAACGACTTCGTCTCGGACGAAGAGTTTGACCGTTTGTTGAAAGCGTGGTTTGGCAACATCACTCGCGTGCTCGAACCCGGCCGTTGCTTTTACATCTGGGGTGGCTTCTCCAACATCGCCAACTACCCACCGGTCCTCGCCGCGGCCGGTTTGTATTTTTCGCAGGCCATCATCTGGGACAAACAACACCCCGTGATGACCAGAAAAGATTTCATGGGGGCACATGAATGGGCGTTCTACGGCTGGAAAGAAGGTGCCGGCCACAAGTACTTCGGCCCGAACAACGCGACTGACCTGTGGCACGTTAAGAAAATCGCGCCGCAGAAACTTGAACACCTCACCGGCAAGCCCGCCGAACTCGCGGTTTTGGCGATGCAATACTCGTCACGGAAAGGCGAGAACGTGCTCGACTTGTTCGGCGGCAGCGGATCGACCTTGATCGGCGCGGAGCAGACCGGGCGCAAGGCGTTCTTGATGGAACTCGACCCGCCGTACTGCGACGTGATCGTTGATCGTTACCAACGCTTCACCGGCAAGAAAGCAATCCTCGAACGAACCGGCGAATCGCCGATCCCAGTTGGAGCACGCGAGGAGAACATGCGGTGA
- a CDS encoding HNH endonuclease, translating to MEASCRTNEKPDQQSPAISVARQNDVELLGQPLAAVQPAVRAEAKPQGGKPTGKINVKNVMQLLEHQGYQCTLTGRSLTPEVASLDHIVPVRDGGEHVIENTQVLHRDINRAKSILSNEDFIQMCREVTAFAE from the coding sequence ATGGAAGCAAGCTGCCGAACGAATGAGAAGCCGGATCAACAGTCGCCGGCAATCTCGGTTGCTCGACAAAACGACGTGGAACTATTGGGCCAACCACTTGCCGCAGTTCAACCTGCGGTACGTGCCGAAGCGAAACCGCAAGGCGGAAAACCAACCGGCAAGATCAACGTGAAGAACGTGATGCAACTTTTGGAACACCAGGGTTACCAATGTACTTTGACCGGGCGATCGCTTACTCCCGAAGTCGCGTCGCTCGACCACATCGTTCCCGTCCGAGACGGCGGCGAACACGTCATCGAGAACACGCAAGTGCTTCACCGCGACATCAATCGTGCAAAGTCGATTTTGTCAAACGAAGACTTTATCCAAATGTGCCGTGAAGTTACCGCGTTCGCCGAATAA
- a CDS encoding bifunctional DNA primase/polymerase, which yields MADVREQVGIYRQRGWYCVPLRPRSKSPSRRDWTNLRLKPEALPENSNIGIILGEPSGWIVDVDLDCPEAIELADQYLPPTVAVTGRPSAPRSHRWYIAAGATTEKHADPNNGSMIVELRSTGTQTVVGPSIHPEGEPYDVLDTEPATVPAPMLAACVKALADAVIVKRGVPVSIKQPTSSTRPASDGDVEARAIAYLNAMPPAIAGSSGHSQTFAAATALVHGFGIEPDRALAILAADYNPRCLPPWSDRELQHKINQAAIKSHDRPFGWLRDDGPIETASDVDLSGFMTMTKVAVSEEDKPPSKFTGMADPGMLPERLFEVPGFVRRVMDFSLANAPYPNIGLAFCGAMALQSFLAGRKVATAGDLRTNLYLLALAGSGTGKEFPRKVNSQVLFQIGEANSIGDKFASGEGIQDALVRSGRMLFQNDEMDGVLRQINLDRENSRESIPNILLTLYTSAGDVYPIRVKANQKEAQHVDQPHLTLFGTATPQYFYESLSKRMLTNGFFARLNIIDVGKRGKGQTPGSARDVPEEVLEIAKWWADFEPGSGNFMKFHPKPLRVAFTPEAEAAITHLREQTEVEYDKADDAGDEVARAAWSRTCEHAKKLALIYAVSEDHLQPMIAIDAVRWASEFSLHQTRRQLYLASVHVAENPFHAECLKFKKRLADRPNHTMARREMMRSMTLKASDFDQIVQTLMQQEDIEPVTIETRTKPASGYRLTTVPDLPKKSVNESVSDVADDSDVLATQTTDSGLE from the coding sequence ATGGCCGATGTGCGGGAGCAAGTTGGGATCTATCGCCAACGAGGCTGGTACTGCGTGCCGCTGCGCCCTCGGTCAAAGTCGCCGTCGCGCCGTGACTGGACCAATTTGCGATTGAAGCCCGAAGCGCTTCCCGAGAACAGCAATATCGGCATCATTCTAGGCGAACCGTCCGGTTGGATCGTTGATGTTGACCTAGATTGTCCCGAAGCAATCGAACTGGCCGATCAATATCTGCCACCAACGGTGGCAGTAACTGGCCGGCCGTCGGCACCCCGTTCGCATCGTTGGTACATCGCGGCTGGCGCGACGACCGAGAAACACGCCGATCCAAATAACGGTTCGATGATTGTCGAGCTGCGATCCACCGGAACTCAAACCGTCGTCGGCCCCAGCATCCATCCCGAAGGCGAACCGTACGATGTCCTCGACACTGAACCCGCAACCGTTCCTGCACCAATGTTGGCTGCGTGCGTGAAAGCACTGGCTGACGCGGTGATCGTCAAACGTGGTGTGCCGGTATCAATCAAGCAGCCGACCTCATCGACGCGGCCTGCGTCGGATGGTGATGTCGAGGCCCGAGCCATTGCCTACTTGAACGCCATGCCGCCAGCGATTGCGGGCAGCAGCGGTCACTCGCAAACGTTCGCCGCCGCGACAGCGCTGGTTCACGGTTTTGGCATCGAACCGGATCGTGCCCTGGCGATTCTCGCTGCGGACTACAACCCACGATGTTTGCCGCCTTGGTCCGATCGCGAACTCCAGCACAAAATCAACCAGGCCGCCATCAAATCTCACGACCGGCCGTTTGGTTGGCTCCGCGATGACGGTCCGATCGAAACGGCAAGCGACGTCGATCTGTCTGGTTTCATGACGATGACAAAGGTGGCCGTTTCCGAAGAGGATAAACCGCCGTCCAAATTCACAGGCATGGCGGATCCTGGAATGTTGCCCGAGCGGTTGTTTGAAGTTCCCGGATTCGTTCGCCGCGTCATGGACTTTTCGCTCGCCAACGCACCCTACCCGAATATCGGTCTCGCGTTCTGTGGCGCGATGGCACTGCAATCGTTCCTGGCCGGTCGCAAAGTCGCGACGGCCGGTGATCTTCGCACCAACCTCTACTTGCTCGCTCTTGCCGGCAGCGGAACGGGCAAAGAATTTCCTCGAAAGGTCAATTCGCAAGTCCTCTTCCAGATTGGCGAGGCGAATTCGATCGGTGACAAGTTCGCGTCGGGCGAAGGCATCCAAGACGCCCTCGTTCGCAGCGGACGCATGTTGTTTCAGAATGATGAGATGGACGGCGTTCTGCGGCAGATCAATCTCGACCGCGAAAACAGCCGCGAGTCGATTCCGAACATTCTGCTGACGCTCTACACTTCCGCTGGCGATGTCTATCCGATCCGCGTGAAAGCGAACCAGAAAGAGGCACAGCATGTCGATCAGCCGCATCTGACGTTGTTCGGCACCGCGACGCCTCAATACTTCTACGAGTCGCTATCGAAGCGAATGTTGACCAACGGGTTCTTTGCCCGGCTGAATATCATCGACGTCGGCAAGCGTGGTAAAGGGCAAACGCCCGGATCGGCGCGAGACGTTCCCGAGGAGGTTTTGGAGATCGCGAAGTGGTGGGCGGACTTCGAGCCGGGCAGCGGCAACTTCATGAAGTTCCATCCCAAACCGCTGCGTGTCGCATTCACTCCGGAAGCCGAAGCCGCGATCACGCATTTGCGTGAACAAACCGAGGTGGAATACGACAAGGCCGATGACGCCGGTGACGAGGTCGCTCGTGCCGCATGGAGTCGGACGTGCGAGCATGCCAAGAAACTGGCGTTGATCTACGCGGTCAGCGAAGACCATCTTCAGCCCATGATCGCGATTGATGCCGTGCGTTGGGCCAGCGAGTTCTCGTTGCATCAAACGCGCCGGCAGCTCTACCTCGCATCGGTTCACGTCGCCGAGAATCCGTTTCACGCCGAGTGCTTGAAATTCAAGAAACGTCTCGCCGACCGACCCAACCACACCATGGCTCGTCGTGAAATGATGCGTTCGATGACGTTGAAGGCGAGCGACTTCGATCAAATCGTTCAAACGCTGATGCAGCAAGAAGACATCGAGCCGGTCACGATCGAAACGCGAACCAAACCGGCGTCGGGCTATCGACTCACCACGGTGCCCGACCTGCCAAAGAAATCCGTCAATGAATCCGTCAGTGATGTTGCCGACGATTCTGACGTGTTGGCGACCCAAACGACCGATTCAGGCTTGGAATGA
- a CDS encoding DEAD/DEAH box helicase, with amino-acid sequence MKLRSYQQAAVDAVYDHLRSREDNPVAVLPTGAGKSLVLAKIASDAVRQWNGRVLILAHVKELLEQNADKVRRLCPDIKVGLYSAGLKKRDTNTPVLVAGIQSIYKRACDLDPFDLIVVDEAHLISKKGDGMYRQFLADCKVINPHVRVIGLTATPFRLDSGMICSADHFLNEVCYEIGIKELIRDGYLSPLISKAGVHRADFGGLHIRAGEFVSEEVESLVNDDALVSAACAEIVELTADRRAVLIFASSVAHGRRVVEVLQVNHGIECGFVTGETPAGERDELLARFRGDAPTSLLGTEPLRFLCNVNVLTTGFDAPRVDCVVMLRPTMSPGLLYQCVGRGFRLHPDKENCLVLDFGGNIERHGPIDQIKPKDKAKRPDQGPPAKECEKCHALVACGYANCPECGHPFPPPEREAHDAEASEAGVLSGEVTDTEYDVQDIIYRIHRKRDADEDAPRCLRVDYMIGLERWQSEFICIEHSGYARRKAEAWWSERCLDPCPSNAEEAVDIAGSGLLAATETLSVRSISGQKYDRIIKQTLGEIPNAALEEAPF; translated from the coding sequence ATGAAACTGCGATCCTATCAACAAGCCGCCGTCGATGCGGTCTACGATCATCTGCGAAGCCGCGAGGATAATCCCGTCGCGGTTTTACCGACCGGTGCCGGGAAATCGCTCGTTCTGGCGAAGATCGCGTCTGACGCTGTCCGGCAATGGAATGGTCGCGTATTGATCTTGGCTCACGTTAAAGAGCTACTCGAACAGAACGCCGACAAGGTTCGCCGTCTGTGCCCCGATATCAAGGTCGGTCTGTATTCCGCCGGACTCAAGAAACGCGACACGAACACCCCCGTTCTCGTCGCCGGCATTCAGAGTATCTACAAACGAGCCTGTGACCTTGATCCGTTCGATTTGATCGTCGTCGACGAAGCCCATCTGATTTCAAAGAAGGGCGACGGCATGTATCGGCAGTTCCTGGCCGACTGCAAGGTTATCAATCCGCACGTTCGCGTGATCGGATTGACCGCGACGCCGTTCCGCCTCGATTCCGGCATGATCTGCTCGGCGGACCATTTCCTGAATGAAGTCTGCTACGAGATCGGAATCAAGGAACTAATCCGTGACGGATACCTAAGTCCACTCATTTCCAAAGCCGGCGTGCACCGAGCGGATTTCGGTGGTCTGCATATCCGCGCCGGCGAGTTCGTCAGCGAAGAGGTCGAATCGCTGGTCAACGACGACGCCCTCGTGTCCGCCGCGTGTGCCGAGATCGTCGAACTGACGGCCGACCGCCGGGCAGTGCTGATCTTCGCGTCGTCCGTCGCACACGGGCGGCGTGTCGTTGAAGTGTTGCAGGTAAACCACGGTATCGAGTGCGGTTTCGTGACTGGCGAGACACCAGCTGGCGAACGAGACGAATTGTTGGCCCGCTTTCGTGGCGATGCTCCAACTTCGCTACTCGGCACAGAACCGCTGCGTTTCCTCTGCAACGTGAATGTCCTCACCACCGGGTTCGACGCACCACGAGTCGATTGCGTCGTGATGCTGCGTCCCACGATGTCGCCCGGATTGCTTTATCAATGCGTCGGCCGCGGCTTTCGTTTGCATCCCGACAAGGAAAACTGCCTCGTCCTCGACTTTGGCGGCAACATCGAACGCCACGGACCGATCGACCAGATCAAGCCGAAGGACAAAGCCAAGCGTCCGGATCAAGGCCCACCAGCGAAAGAGTGTGAGAAGTGCCATGCACTCGTTGCATGTGGTTATGCCAATTGTCCCGAGTGCGGTCATCCGTTTCCGCCACCCGAGCGCGAAGCCCACGACGCCGAGGCTAGCGAAGCCGGCGTGTTGTCTGGCGAAGTGACCGACACCGAGTACGACGTCCAAGACATCATCTATCGTATCCATCGCAAACGTGACGCGGACGAAGACGCGCCAAGATGCTTACGCGTCGACTACATGATCGGCCTCGAACGTTGGCAAAGCGAGTTCATCTGCATCGAGCACTCCGGCTACGCGAGACGAAAAGCTGAAGCATGGTGGAGTGAGCGCTGCCTTGATCCCTGCCCATCGAACGCGGAAGAAGCGGTTGATATTGCCGGCTCGGGGCTTCTCGCGGCGACCGAAACACTCTCGGTCCGCTCAATCTCAGGCCAGAAATACGACCGCATCATCAAGCAGACCCTTGGTGAGATTCCGAACGCGGCATTGGAAGAGGCACCCTTTTGA
- a CDS encoding RusA family crossover junction endodeoxyribonuclease, which translates to MIRLTLPYPPSVNHYWRHVGNRVLISKEGRKYRAAVSSLLNRKNIETLTGDLIVDIVVYPPDRRRRDVDNCLKAMLDSMQWGGAYEDDSQIVRLTIEKREPAPKAGNAEVVIQRIPAPIGKAGFRSCLRCDEAFVSTGPGNRICESCTFINDLLPPAMPIERGCKRHNGDLM; encoded by the coding sequence ATGATCCGACTCACGTTGCCCTATCCGCCTTCGGTCAATCATTACTGGCGACACGTTGGCAATCGCGTGTTGATCAGCAAGGAAGGCAGGAAATATCGAGCGGCCGTCAGCTCGCTTCTGAATCGCAAGAACATCGAAACGCTGACGGGAGACTTGATCGTCGACATCGTCGTCTATCCGCCTGATCGACGCCGGCGAGATGTCGACAATTGCTTGAAGGCGATGTTGGACTCGATGCAGTGGGGCGGCGCGTACGAAGACGATAGCCAGATTGTGCGATTGACGATTGAGAAACGGGAGCCGGCACCGAAAGCGGGCAACGCCGAAGTTGTCATTCAACGCATCCCAGCACCGATCGGGAAAGCCGGCTTTCGTTCATGCTTGCGTTGCGACGAGGCCTTTGTTTCCACCGGGCCTGGCAATCGCATCTGCGAGAGCTGCACTTTCATCAACGATTTGCTGCCACCGGCGATGCCGATCGAGCGAGGTTGCAAACGGCACAACGGGGATTTGATGTGA
- a CDS encoding DUF669 domain-containing protein, whose protein sequence is MANLNGFDANTVEPADDLEPIPSGKYVAVITDSEMKPTKSGTGNYLQLTFQIVEGEYANRLLWVRLNLDNPNATAVEIARRELSAICRSVGVLVPTDSADLHNLLCVIHVRVKRRNDTGELQNEVKGYSKKDAVSQPIAASQVSGTDDQSGSPPWKR, encoded by the coding sequence ATGGCAAATCTCAACGGCTTTGATGCCAACACCGTCGAACCAGCCGACGATCTCGAACCGATCCCTTCCGGCAAGTACGTCGCCGTCATCACCGACAGCGAAATGAAACCCACGAAATCTGGCACGGGCAACTACCTGCAGTTGACGTTTCAGATCGTGGAGGGCGAGTACGCAAACCGTCTTCTCTGGGTGCGTCTCAACCTCGACAACCCCAACGCGACCGCGGTGGAAATCGCCCGGCGGGAGTTGTCTGCGATCTGCCGGTCGGTTGGCGTCTTGGTGCCAACCGACTCGGCGGACTTACACAACTTGCTATGCGTGATTCATGTGCGAGTCAAACGCCGCAACGACACCGGCGAGTTGCAGAACGAAGTGAAGGGCTACTCGAAGAAAGACGCTGTTTCCCAGCCGATCGCCGCGTCGCAAGTGAGCGGCACGGACGACCAGTCCGGGTCCCCGCCTTGGAAGCGTTAA
- a CDS encoding ATP-binding protein, whose protein sequence is MTNLLETIQSGRQSKPPRVLLYGVEGIGKSTFGSEAPKPIFIQTEDGLDEIECDRFPLATKLDDVVAALKTLVNEKHDYESVVIDSLDWLERLVWDKLCQQYAVESIEKVDGGYARGYMHALSLWREVLDLLNVLRSRGMVTVLIAHSKVERFEDPESSPYDRYSPRLHKHAAALVKEWCDAVLFATRKMRTQSEDGGFNRKRTIAHAIGKDGGERVVRAYGSPSCVAKNRYGIAEELPLSWAAFVAAMSAN, encoded by the coding sequence ATGACCAACTTACTCGAAACCATCCAGTCCGGCCGGCAATCGAAGCCGCCTCGTGTTTTGCTCTACGGTGTCGAGGGCATCGGCAAGTCAACATTCGGCAGCGAAGCCCCCAAGCCGATCTTCATCCAAACCGAAGACGGCCTCGACGAAATCGAATGCGATCGCTTTCCGCTGGCGACAAAACTCGATGACGTCGTTGCAGCCCTGAAAACGCTCGTCAATGAGAAGCACGATTACGAAAGCGTCGTGATCGACTCGCTCGATTGGCTGGAGCGTCTCGTCTGGGACAAGCTCTGTCAGCAATATGCCGTCGAGTCGATCGAAAAGGTCGATGGCGGGTACGCTCGCGGTTACATGCACGCCCTCTCTCTGTGGCGTGAAGTGCTCGACCTGCTCAATGTGCTGCGTTCGCGTGGCATGGTGACGGTCTTGATCGCCCATTCCAAAGTCGAACGGTTCGAGGATCCCGAATCCTCACCCTACGACCGCTATTCGCCGCGACTGCATAAGCACGCTGCGGCCCTCGTCAAGGAATGGTGCGACGCCGTTTTGTTCGCGACTCGCAAGATGCGAACGCAAAGCGAAGACGGAGGTTTCAACCGCAAACGCACCATCGCTCATGCGATCGGCAAAGACGGTGGCGAACGCGTCGTGCGTGCTTACGGATCGCCCAGTTGCGTTGCCAAGAATCGTTACGGCATCGCTGAAGAATTGCCGCTCTCGTGGGCGGCGTTCGTGGCAGCGATGTCGGCCAACTGA
- a CDS encoding sigma factor codes for MSANTLADGKRLGEEILNDFAMKTARIKAEQLHRRPEFSDCDAEDIAQELLMYLIQKADCFDPARSKVNTFINRVINSGVRELLRSRKRHKRHPIEDGVQMQSFETPVDTVDETFATLGGEICDEDQGRRNQSSYSDPLDAIDEADALEVAMQTMPAELRRVCEYLRCHSMSSTMEKFGLPRRRFNTVRAEIAKHLKKYGVANF; via the coding sequence ATGAGTGCGAATACTCTAGCGGACGGCAAACGGCTCGGCGAAGAAATTCTCAACGATTTCGCCATGAAGACGGCGCGGATCAAGGCCGAGCAACTCCATCGGCGACCGGAATTCAGCGACTGTGACGCCGAAGACATCGCTCAAGAGTTGCTGATGTATTTGATCCAGAAAGCCGACTGTTTCGACCCGGCGAGATCGAAGGTGAATACGTTCATCAATCGAGTCATCAACTCGGGTGTGCGAGAGCTGTTGCGATCGAGGAAACGCCACAAACGGCATCCGATCGAAGATGGCGTGCAAATGCAATCGTTTGAGACGCCCGTCGACACGGTAGATGAGACTTTCGCGACTCTGGGCGGCGAAATCTGTGACGAGGACCAGGGCCGACGAAACCAGTCGTCTTACAGCGATCCGCTGGACGCGATCGACGAAGCGGACGCTTTGGAGGTCGCGATGCAGACGATGCCCGCGGAATTGCGGCGGGTGTGCGAGTACCTGCGTTGTCATTCGATGAGCAGCACGATGGAAAAGTTTGGCCTGCCGCGTCGGCGTTTCAACACCGTGCGTGCCGAGATCGCCAAGCACTTGAAGAAGTACGGCGTGGCCAATTTCTGA